A single window of Meiothermus sp. DNA harbors:
- a CDS encoding ABC transporter substrate-binding protein gives MKGRWFGLLVALLLAMGWSLAQTPVRGGTLQIGADASPSGLDPHVATAFASFIVTGQIYEGLTEIDERLRPRPALAESWTVSPDGLTYTFKIRSGVFFHDGKPLTAADAAFSINRVRDPKTGSPIASRVNLIKEVRATSPTQLVVELSQPFAPMLIELANIAVMSEDYVKAGNDMQRRPMGTGPFAIKEWVPDTYILLERHPRYWRQGRPYLDALRYNIVPDPATRQVGLASGTYHFLPNIDPSLAVTLRNTPNVKLLTTQDLAYSLIGMNVSRKPFDNPKVREALNYALNRQQIVQAVYFGNGVPAGPLGLRAWASPTSAFPCYNTNPAKARELLAQAGYPNGVDFGMIVIGSNKTVVDAAQVVQQQLAQAGFRAKVEVLEQGKFIQEWRNSNFDTFASINGGNADPDGYLFRTFSTGGSTNVFKYSNPTVDRLLNQGRTTVNEEARRPIYARLQVELACQGPIAHLVYGTLFSAARENVQGFKPIPTRSLIYLRDTWLAR, from the coding sequence ATGAAAGGTCGCTGGTTTGGTCTCTTGGTCGCCTTGTTATTGGCAATGGGGTGGTCTTTGGCCCAGACCCCAGTACGAGGCGGAACCCTACAGATAGGGGCCGATGCCTCTCCTTCAGGACTCGATCCCCACGTGGCAACAGCCTTTGCTTCGTTCATAGTGACCGGCCAGATCTACGAAGGCCTCACCGAAATCGACGAACGGCTGCGCCCCCGCCCCGCCCTGGCCGAGTCCTGGACGGTCAGCCCGGACGGTCTGACCTACACCTTCAAGATACGCTCCGGCGTTTTCTTTCACGATGGCAAGCCGCTTACAGCCGCCGATGCGGCCTTCTCGATTAATCGAGTACGCGACCCCAAAACCGGCTCGCCCATTGCCAGCCGGGTCAACCTGATCAAGGAGGTGCGGGCAACCTCCCCCACCCAACTCGTCGTAGAGCTTTCTCAGCCGTTCGCCCCGATGCTCATCGAGCTGGCCAATATTGCGGTGATGTCGGAAGACTATGTGAAAGCGGGTAACGATATGCAGCGCAGGCCCATGGGTACGGGGCCCTTTGCCATTAAGGAATGGGTGCCCGATACGTACATTCTGCTCGAGCGTCACCCCCGCTACTGGCGGCAAGGGCGGCCCTACCTGGATGCCCTGCGCTATAACATCGTGCCCGATCCGGCCACCCGTCAGGTGGGCCTGGCCAGCGGCACCTACCACTTCCTGCCCAACATTGACCCCTCGCTGGCGGTTACGCTTCGCAACACCCCCAACGTTAAGCTCCTCACCACGCAAGACCTGGCTTATAGCCTGATCGGTATGAATGTTTCGCGCAAACCCTTCGACAACCCAAAGGTGCGCGAGGCCCTCAACTACGCCCTCAACCGCCAGCAGATTGTCCAGGCGGTTTACTTCGGCAATGGTGTTCCCGCTGGGCCGCTGGGGCTGCGCGCCTGGGCTTCGCCCACCAGTGCTTTCCCGTGCTACAACACCAACCCCGCCAAGGCTCGGGAACTCCTGGCCCAAGCGGGCTACCCCAACGGCGTAGATTTCGGCATGATCGTGATCGGCTCCAACAAAACCGTGGTGGATGCAGCCCAGGTGGTGCAACAGCAACTCGCCCAGGCTGGTTTCCGCGCAAAGGTCGAAGTCTTGGAGCAAGGCAAGTTTATCCAGGAGTGGCGCAACTCCAACTTCGATACCTTTGCCTCCATCAACGGCGGCAACGCCGACCCCGACGGCTACCTCTTCCGCACCTTCTCCACCGGCGGCTCGACCAATGTCTTCAAGTACTCCAACCCTACCGTAGACCGCCTGCTCAACCAGGGCCGCACCACCGTAAACGAGGAAGCCCGCCGCCCCATCTACGCCCGTTTGCAGGTGGAGCTGGCCTGCCAGGGGCCCATTGCCCACCTGGTCTACGGCACGCTGTTCTCCGCCGCCCGCGAAAACGTGCAGGGCTTCAAGCCCATCCCTACCCGCTCGCTAATCTACCTGCGCGATACCTGGCTGGCCCGGTGA
- a CDS encoding PolC-type DNA polymerase III — protein MNLWPFAKSPAWNEVTYWALDLETSGLNPSDQILSVGMVPIRNGIIEFGAHYYSLVHPVRPEALSAEGIKAHHILPRELDSAPKLELVLEEIRVRIGRDVLLLHFSSVDLGFLQRYFRDTGKPWIRPVVVDTAVLLARLGEQRRRLEPHARPFPSGLAAARAALGLPGHLEHHALWDALATAELFLVLRQKLQARTLRQLT, from the coding sequence ATGAACCTCTGGCCCTTTGCCAAAAGCCCTGCCTGGAATGAGGTTACCTACTGGGCCCTGGATTTGGAGACCAGCGGTCTGAACCCATCCGACCAAATTCTTTCGGTGGGCATGGTTCCTATTCGCAACGGGATTATTGAGTTTGGTGCACATTATTACAGCCTGGTTCACCCCGTACGGCCCGAGGCGCTCTCCGCCGAAGGCATTAAGGCCCATCACATCCTGCCCAGGGAGCTGGACAGCGCACCAAAGTTAGAACTGGTACTAGAGGAAATCCGAGTGCGCATTGGCCGCGATGTCCTGCTGCTGCACTTTAGCTCGGTGGACTTGGGTTTTTTGCAGCGATACTTCCGCGACACGGGCAAGCCCTGGATCAGGCCGGTGGTGGTGGACACGGCGGTCTTGCTGGCCCGGCTGGGGGAGCAGAGGCGGCGGCTCGAGCCCCATGCAAGGCCCTTTCCCAGCGGATTAGCAGCAGCCAGGGCTGCTTTGGGCTTGCCTGGGCATCTGGAACACCACGCGCTGTGGGATGCTTTGGCCACGGCGGAGCTTTTTCTGGTGCTCCGCCAGAAGTTGCAGGCACGCACTTTGCGCCAGCTCACCTGA
- a CDS encoding putative nucleotidyltransferase substrate binding domain-containing protein → MNPLDFVRQQAPFDLLPGNALPLLERGLEITFFPKGSKVLKREDPKNQHLYLIRKGGVRLERDGRAILHLEEGEVFGYPSLLSQDAPAFDVVAEEDLLVYRWPQEVFRKLLEYPAFAEFFTRGLAERLRLSNGAEGLGTVNVDLALPVGELITRPPVFVPRSFSVGEAAQVMRSHQISSVLVEGEPMGILTDRDLRNRVLAEGKGPQTPLTEVMSAPAKTLPASTPLFEALSFMVRQGIHHLPLEQDGRIVGLITDTVFMRQQTKSPLYLLRRLERTRNPGDLTGYGKELTGVAESLLLGGLGASEIGRSVSSLNDQLIRTLLRLGEERLGPPPTPYAWIVFGSEGRMEQALLTDQDNALIYQEDTPAAAVYFEQLAAFVVDGLIQAGFPPCPGGYMATHWRKPLSEWEQLFRRWLETPKPQELLEAQIFFDFRPVYGELSLEPLERIVAQGADQGIFLAQLAKASLQFRPPIGFFRQIKEEDGGVDIKKGGIAPIVSLARVYALEARSQAKGTVERLQAAARENKLSQEGAETLIEAFGFLMRLRLREQLSALRRGEPPSNKVPLESLSPLERRHLKEAFLQVREMQEAMSQHFHTDRLG, encoded by the coding sequence GTGAATCCACTTGATTTTGTTCGTCAGCAGGCCCCGTTTGACTTGCTACCCGGCAATGCGCTGCCGCTGCTGGAGCGGGGTTTGGAAATTACCTTTTTCCCCAAAGGCAGCAAGGTACTCAAACGCGAGGATCCCAAAAACCAGCACCTGTACCTGATTCGCAAGGGTGGAGTGCGCCTCGAGCGCGACGGTCGGGCCATCCTGCATCTGGAGGAAGGAGAGGTGTTCGGCTACCCTTCGCTCTTATCCCAGGATGCCCCTGCTTTCGACGTGGTGGCCGAGGAAGACCTGCTGGTGTACCGTTGGCCCCAGGAAGTTTTTCGAAAGCTGCTGGAATACCCGGCGTTTGCCGAGTTTTTTACCAGGGGACTGGCCGAACGCCTGCGGCTTTCCAACGGGGCTGAAGGGCTGGGCACGGTGAACGTAGACCTGGCCCTGCCGGTAGGGGAGCTGATCACCCGGCCCCCGGTGTTTGTGCCCCGCTCCTTTAGCGTGGGTGAAGCGGCCCAGGTCATGCGCAGCCACCAGATTAGCTCGGTGTTGGTCGAGGGCGAGCCCATGGGCATCCTGACCGACCGCGACCTGCGCAACCGGGTGCTGGCCGAGGGTAAAGGCCCCCAGACCCCTCTTACAGAAGTCATGAGCGCCCCAGCCAAGACCCTACCTGCCAGCACCCCGCTGTTCGAGGCCCTTTCGTTCATGGTGCGGCAGGGCATTCATCACCTACCCCTAGAGCAGGACGGCCGGATAGTCGGGCTGATAACCGACACCGTCTTCATGCGCCAGCAAACCAAAAGCCCGCTCTACCTGCTGCGGCGGCTCGAGCGTACCCGCAACCCCGGCGACCTGACAGGCTATGGCAAAGAGCTGACCGGGGTGGCCGAATCGCTGCTGTTGGGCGGGCTGGGCGCTAGCGAAATCGGGCGTAGCGTAAGTTCGCTCAACGACCAGCTTATCCGTACTCTGCTGCGGCTAGGCGAGGAACGGCTCGGCCCGCCCCCCACCCCCTATGCCTGGATTGTGTTTGGCTCGGAAGGGCGCATGGAGCAGGCCCTCCTGACCGACCAGGACAACGCTCTGATCTACCAGGAAGACACCCCCGCAGCGGCGGTCTATTTTGAACAACTGGCGGCTTTCGTGGTAGACGGGCTGATACAAGCCGGTTTTCCCCCCTGCCCGGGGGGCTACATGGCCACCCACTGGCGCAAGCCACTATCCGAGTGGGAGCAGCTCTTCCGGCGCTGGCTCGAGACCCCCAAGCCGCAGGAGCTGCTGGAAGCGCAGATCTTTTTCGATTTCCGCCCCGTGTACGGCGAGCTCTCGCTGGAGCCCCTCGAGCGCATTGTAGCGCAGGGGGCCGACCAGGGCATCTTCCTGGCCCAGCTAGCCAAGGCCTCACTCCAGTTCCGCCCGCCCATCGGCTTCTTCCGTCAAATCAAGGAAGAGGATGGGGGGGTAGACATCAAGAAGGGCGGCATCGCCCCCATCGTGAGCCTGGCCCGGGTCTATGCCCTCGAGGCCCGCAGCCAGGCCAAGGGCACCGTAGAGCGCCTGCAGGCTGCCGCTCGCGAGAACAAACTGAGCCAGGAGGGAGCCGAAACCCTGATCGAAGCGTTTGGGTTCTTGATGCGCCTGCGCCTGCGCGAACAACTATCGGCACTGCGCCGGGGCGAGCCCCCCAGCAACAAGGTACCCCTGGAAAGCCTGTCCCCCCTCGAGCGCCGCCACCTCAAGGAAGCCTTCTTGCAGGTGCGCGAAATGCAGGAAGCCATGAGCCAGCACTTCCACACCGACCGGCTGGGTTGA
- a CDS encoding sodium:solute symporter family protein produces MSVELWTWIIVLLTFGLYVGIGIWARVRETEGFYVAGRGVPPIANGMATAADWMSAASFISMAGLISTLGYDGTIYLMGWTGGYVLLALLLAPYLRKFGKFTVPDFVGDRYYSQTARIVAVVAAIFVSFTYVIPQLVGVGTVFARYLGVPSITGLWIGVAVTALFAVLGGMKGITWTQVAQYTVLIIAYLIPAFAIASILTGNPIPQLALTFSDIVPRLNQLQVDLGFTQYTQPFQRFDMLNILLITACLMFGTAGLPHVIIRFYTVPTVKDARASAGWALLFIALLYTTAPAISVFARYNLINTLNGKSFEEVRQIDWVAKWEKTGLLRFVDKNNDGVVTIAKGNAFKFIPGTTRPDVNNPDTGSANEVFINNDIIVLSTPEVAKLAPFIIALVAAGGLAAALSTASGLLIVISSALSHDLYYRIINPRATEGQRLLIARIGILLAVLIAGYFGQNPPGFIAQLVAFAFGLAASSFFPAILLGIFDKRTTREGAIAGMIVGLVFTAFYIIGTSYFGMSRWFLGVSPEGIGTVGMVLNFIITYFVSRMTPEPPKEVQDLVELVRIPRGAKDAHYH; encoded by the coding sequence ATGAGCGTTGAACTCTGGACCTGGATCATTGTGCTTTTGACTTTCGGCTTGTACGTGGGTATCGGCATTTGGGCTCGAGTGCGCGAGACGGAAGGCTTTTATGTAGCCGGACGCGGCGTACCCCCCATCGCCAACGGCATGGCCACCGCCGCCGACTGGATGAGTGCGGCCAGCTTCATCTCGATGGCCGGCCTGATCTCCACCCTGGGCTACGACGGCACCATCTACCTGATGGGCTGGACCGGTGGGTATGTGCTCCTGGCCCTACTGCTGGCCCCTTACCTGCGCAAGTTTGGCAAGTTCACCGTGCCCGACTTTGTGGGCGACCGCTACTACTCCCAGACGGCCCGCATTGTGGCAGTGGTTGCCGCGATCTTTGTATCGTTCACCTACGTGATTCCTCAGCTCGTAGGGGTAGGTACGGTGTTCGCCCGCTACCTGGGCGTGCCCAGCATCACCGGACTCTGGATTGGCGTGGCCGTGACCGCTCTGTTCGCGGTGTTGGGGGGCATGAAGGGCATCACCTGGACACAGGTAGCCCAGTACACGGTGCTGATTATTGCCTATCTGATACCGGCTTTTGCCATTGCCAGCATCCTCACGGGCAACCCCATCCCGCAGCTCGCCCTGACCTTTAGCGACATTGTTCCTCGCCTGAACCAGCTTCAGGTGGATCTTGGGTTCACTCAGTACACCCAGCCCTTCCAGCGCTTCGACATGCTGAACATCCTGCTCATCACGGCCTGCTTGATGTTCGGCACCGCAGGGCTGCCGCACGTGATTATCCGCTTCTACACGGTGCCCACGGTCAAGGATGCCCGGGCCTCGGCAGGCTGGGCCCTGCTGTTCATTGCCCTGCTCTACACCACTGCCCCGGCTATCTCGGTGTTTGCCCGCTACAACCTGATCAATACCCTGAATGGCAAATCCTTTGAAGAGGTTCGACAGATTGACTGGGTGGCCAAGTGGGAGAAGACCGGCCTGCTCCGCTTCGTGGACAAAAACAACGACGGGGTAGTGACCATCGCCAAGGGGAACGCCTTCAAGTTCATCCCCGGCACCACCCGCCCCGACGTGAATAACCCTGACACCGGCAGTGCCAACGAGGTCTTCATCAACAACGACATTATCGTGCTGTCTACGCCGGAAGTAGCCAAGCTGGCCCCGTTCATCATCGCACTGGTAGCAGCAGGAGGCTTAGCAGCGGCACTCTCGACAGCCTCAGGGCTTTTGATTGTGATTTCCTCGGCGCTATCGCACGACCTGTACTACCGTATCATCAACCCCAGGGCCACCGAAGGACAGCGCCTGCTGATCGCCCGTATCGGCATATTGCTGGCGGTGTTGATTGCAGGATACTTTGGTCAAAACCCACCCGGCTTTATCGCGCAGCTCGTGGCCTTCGCCTTCGGGTTAGCGGCCAGTAGTTTCTTCCCGGCCATCCTGCTGGGCATCTTTGACAAACGCACCACCCGCGAGGGCGCTATTGCCGGGATGATCGTGGGGCTGGTCTTTACTGCTTTCTACATCATCGGCACCAGTTACTTTGGGATGTCGCGCTGGTTCCTGGGCGTGAGCCCGGAGGGCATCGGTACGGTGGGGATGGTGCTCAACTTCATCATTACCTACTTTGTCTCCCGTATGACCCCCGAGCCTCCCAAAGAGGTGCAGGACTTGGTGGAGTTGGTACGGATTCCACGCGGGGCCAAAGACGCGCACTACCACTAA
- a CDS encoding DUF4212 domain-containing protein, protein MDKTKAEAYWKANISLIRNLLIVWAVVSYGFGILLVQPLNNFKLGSVPLGFWFAHQGSIIIFVILIFIYVSQMNKIDQQFDVHE, encoded by the coding sequence ATGGATAAAACAAAGGCCGAGGCGTACTGGAAGGCCAACATCAGCCTGATCCGCAACCTGCTCATCGTCTGGGCGGTGGTTTCGTATGGGTTTGGCATTTTGTTGGTTCAACCCCTCAACAACTTCAAGCTCGGTTCGGTGCCTCTGGGCTTCTGGTTTGCCCACCAAGGCTCCATCATCATCTTCGTCATCTTGATCTTCATCTATGTTTCGCAGATGAACAAGATCGACCAGCAGTTTGACGTGCACGAATAG
- the acnA gene encoding aconitate hydratase AcnA: protein MAYRDDFKTLKRLSTKLGEVYYFDILELERQGIAPVSRLPFSIRVMLESLLRNHDEYKVSREDVVNLANWQPDPGEVNVPLMLARVILQDFTGVPAVVDLAAMRDAIAKLGGDPEQINPGVPVDLVIDHSVQVDYFGTSYAFAQNVELEYKRNEERYRLIKWGQNALKNFRAVPPGTGIVHQVNLEYLASVVMTQKGEDGKLYAFPDSLVGTDSHTTMINGLGVLGWGVGGIEAEAVMLGQPYYMLAPRVIGFKLSGELPEGATATDLVLRVTEMIRKHGAVGKFVEFYGPGVSKLPLADRATIANMSPEYGATMGFFPIDEETLAYLKLTGRPDELVDLVEKYAKATGLWRTDDATPTYSEHLELDLSTIVPSLAGPKRPQDRVNLSDVKRSFLEHLTKDVKDRGFGLKPEQLDKKVLVKRGRDEFELTHGSVVIAAITSCTNTSNPSVMLGAGLLAKKAVEAGLDTQPWVKSSLAPGSKVVTEYLDAAGLTPFLEALRFHTVGYGCTTCIGNSGPLPEEISKAVKEGDLVVAAVLSGNRNFEGRVNPDVKANYLASPMLVVAYALAGRMDIDFTSEPIGYDPNGKAIFLKDIWPSQEEIKQAVHQTLDAEMFRREYARVFEGDERWKALPAPSGQLYQFDPASTYIQNPPFFDDLMGTREIGDIKGARALLVLGDSITTDHISPAGSIAKNSPAARYLMEHGVQPADFNSYGSRRGNHEVMMRGTFANIRIRNLMLDGKEGPYTKKLPKSDKGAEPGSGEEMFVYDAAMQYKAEGTPLVVLGGLEYGNGSSRDWAAKGTYLLGIKAVIAQSFERIHRSNLVGMGVLPLQFQPGQNAASLGLTGYEVFDILGLGELTPGQELTVVATRADGSQVRFTVKARIDTPVEVDYYKNGGILQTVLKKMLAEKAKA from the coding sequence ATGGCCTACCGAGACGACTTCAAAACCCTCAAGCGCCTCTCCACCAAGCTGGGTGAGGTATATTATTTCGACATCCTAGAACTTGAGCGTCAGGGCATCGCCCCGGTGTCCCGGCTGCCTTTTAGCATCCGGGTGATGCTCGAGAGCTTGCTGCGCAACCACGACGAATACAAGGTATCCCGCGAAGATGTGGTGAACCTGGCCAACTGGCAACCCGATCCCGGCGAAGTGAACGTACCCCTGATGCTGGCAAGGGTTATCCTGCAAGACTTTACCGGTGTACCCGCGGTGGTAGACCTGGCCGCCATGCGCGACGCCATTGCCAAGCTCGGCGGCGACCCCGAGCAGATCAACCCTGGGGTGCCGGTAGATTTGGTAATAGATCACTCGGTGCAGGTGGATTACTTTGGCACCAGCTATGCCTTCGCGCAAAACGTGGAGCTCGAGTACAAGCGCAACGAGGAACGCTACCGTCTGATCAAGTGGGGCCAGAACGCCCTCAAAAACTTCCGTGCAGTGCCGCCGGGTACGGGCATTGTGCACCAGGTGAACCTCGAGTACCTGGCCAGCGTGGTCATGACCCAAAAAGGTGAGGACGGCAAGCTGTATGCCTTCCCCGACTCGCTGGTAGGCACCGATTCCCACACCACCATGATCAACGGTCTGGGCGTGCTGGGCTGGGGCGTGGGCGGCATCGAGGCCGAGGCCGTGATGCTGGGCCAGCCCTACTACATGCTGGCCCCCCGGGTGATCGGCTTCAAGCTATCGGGCGAGCTACCCGAAGGCGCTACGGCCACCGACCTGGTGCTGCGCGTAACCGAGATGATCCGCAAGCACGGGGCGGTGGGCAAGTTTGTGGAGTTCTACGGCCCCGGCGTATCTAAGCTACCGCTGGCCGACCGCGCCACCATCGCCAACATGAGCCCCGAGTACGGCGCTACGATGGGCTTCTTCCCCATCGACGAAGAAACCCTGGCCTATCTCAAGCTCACCGGCCGCCCCGACGAACTAGTAGACCTGGTGGAAAAGTACGCCAAGGCCACCGGTCTGTGGCGCACCGACGACGCCACGCCAACTTATAGTGAGCACCTCGAGCTCGACCTTTCCACCATCGTACCCTCGCTGGCCGGCCCCAAACGCCCCCAAGACCGGGTGAACTTGTCGGACGTGAAGCGGAGCTTCCTGGAGCACCTCACCAAGGACGTCAAAGACCGGGGCTTTGGCCTCAAGCCGGAGCAGCTCGACAAAAAGGTGCTGGTCAAGCGGGGCCGCGACGAGTTCGAGCTTACCCATGGCTCGGTGGTGATTGCCGCCATCACCAGCTGCACCAATACCTCCAACCCCAGTGTGATGCTGGGGGCCGGCCTGCTGGCCAAAAAAGCGGTGGAGGCAGGTCTGGACACCCAGCCCTGGGTGAAGTCCAGCCTGGCTCCTGGCTCCAAGGTGGTCACCGAGTACCTCGATGCCGCCGGCCTCACCCCCTTCTTAGAAGCCCTCCGCTTCCACACTGTGGGCTATGGCTGCACCACCTGCATTGGTAACTCCGGCCCACTGCCCGAAGAAATATCCAAGGCTGTAAAGGAGGGGGATCTGGTAGTGGCGGCGGTACTCTCGGGCAACCGCAACTTTGAGGGTCGGGTCAACCCCGACGTCAAGGCCAACTACCTGGCCAGCCCCATGCTGGTAGTGGCCTATGCCTTGGCCGGCCGCATGGACATAGACTTCACCAGCGAGCCCATCGGCTACGACCCCAATGGCAAGGCCATCTTCCTCAAAGATATCTGGCCCAGCCAGGAAGAAATCAAACAGGCCGTGCACCAAACCCTGGACGCCGAGATGTTCCGCCGCGAGTACGCCCGTGTCTTCGAGGGCGACGAGCGCTGGAAGGCCCTCCCGGCCCCTTCGGGACAGCTTTATCAGTTCGACCCGGCCAGTACCTACATCCAGAACCCGCCCTTCTTCGACGACCTGATGGGCACCCGCGAGATTGGCGACATCAAGGGAGCCCGGGCCTTGCTGGTGCTGGGCGACTCCATCACCACCGACCACATCTCCCCCGCCGGCAGCATCGCCAAGAACTCCCCCGCCGCCCGCTACCTGATGGAACACGGGGTACAGCCGGCCGACTTTAACAGCTACGGCAGCCGGCGCGGCAACCACGAGGTGATGATGCGCGGCACCTTTGCCAACATCCGCATCCGCAACCTGATGTTGGACGGCAAAGAAGGCCCTTACACCAAGAAGTTGCCCAAGTCCGATAAAGGCGCCGAGCCCGGCTCGGGGGAGGAGATGTTTGTCTACGACGCCGCCATGCAGTACAAGGCCGAGGGCACCCCACTGGTGGTACTGGGGGGCCTCGAGTACGGCAACGGCTCCAGCCGCGACTGGGCTGCCAAGGGCACCTACCTGCTGGGCATCAAGGCGGTTATCGCCCAGAGCTTCGAACGTATCCACCGCAGCAACCTGGTGGGCATGGGTGTGTTGCCCTTGCAGTTCCAACCCGGCCAGAACGCCGCCAGTCTGGGCCTCACCGGCTACGAGGTGTTCGACATCCTCGGCCTAGGCGAGCTTACCCCCGGCCAAGAGCTGACCGTGGTGGCCACCCGCGCCGACGGCAGCCAGGTGCGCTTCACGGTGAAAGCCCGCATAGACACCCCCGTAGAAGTGGACTACTACAAAAACGGCGGCATTTTGCAAACCGTGTTGAAAAAGATGCTGGCGGAAAAAGCAAAAGCATAA
- a CDS encoding heavy-metal-associated domain-containing protein: MNRVLLGVRGMERPEQIEKVSGALKKLEGVQSVQPAETEQLEVEYDPQQLTVMDLIRVVREQGFLAGML, translated from the coding sequence ATGAACCGAGTGTTGTTAGGGGTGCGGGGCATGGAACGCCCCGAACAGATTGAAAAGGTTTCGGGTGCGCTCAAAAAACTCGAGGGCGTGCAAAGCGTTCAGCCAGCCGAGACCGAACAGCTCGAGGTCGAATATGACCCCCAGCAGCTTACCGTAATGGATCTGATTCGGGTGGTTCGAGAACAGGGTTTCCTGGCCGGTATGCTCTAA
- the fumC gene encoding class II fumarate hydratase: MGYRIETDTMGQMQVEESRYWGAQTQRSLQNFPIGQERFKMPRSIIRAMGILKKSAALANAELGELPREKAELIVQAAEEVIAGKLDDHFPLVVFQTGSGTQTNMNANEVIANRAIELAGGVLGSKKPIHPNDDVNRGQSSNDTFPTAMHIAVVEELHRQLYPNVQKLRDTLAAKAEAYKDIVKVGRTHLQDATPITLGQEIGSWVAQIDYCLEQVRHAEKGLYELAIGGTAVGTGLNAHPKFGDLCAAYIAKETGFPFVSAPNKFAALAAHDALVSTSAALRTLAGALFKMANDVRWLASGPRNGIGEILIPENEPGSSIMPGKVNPTQSEALTMVCVQVFGNDTAVAFAGSQGNFQLNVYKPVMVYNVLTSIQLLGDACAAFNDHCAVGLEPNLPRIKENLEKNLMLVTALNRHIGYDKAAAIAKKAHKEGISLKEAALALGYLTAEEFDRWVVPLEMTHN; this comes from the coding sequence ATGGGCTACCGAATCGAAACCGACACCATGGGCCAGATGCAGGTGGAAGAAAGCCGCTACTGGGGCGCGCAAACCCAGCGATCGCTGCAAAATTTCCCCATCGGACAAGAGCGCTTCAAGATGCCCCGCTCCATCATCCGGGCCATGGGCATACTCAAGAAGAGCGCGGCCTTGGCCAACGCCGAGCTAGGCGAGCTGCCGCGCGAAAAGGCCGAGCTTATCGTGCAGGCCGCAGAAGAGGTCATCGCCGGCAAGCTTGACGACCACTTTCCGCTGGTGGTCTTTCAGACCGGCTCGGGCACCCAGACCAACATGAATGCCAACGAGGTTATCGCCAACCGGGCCATTGAGCTTGCCGGGGGGGTGCTGGGCTCCAAAAAGCCCATCCACCCCAACGACGACGTCAACCGTGGGCAAAGCTCCAACGACACCTTTCCCACCGCCATGCATATCGCGGTGGTGGAGGAGCTGCACCGCCAGCTCTACCCCAATGTGCAGAAGCTGCGCGACACCCTAGCGGCCAAGGCCGAGGCCTACAAGGACATCGTGAAGGTAGGCCGCACCCACCTTCAAGACGCCACCCCCATCACCTTGGGCCAAGAAATTGGGAGCTGGGTGGCCCAGATTGACTATTGCTTGGAGCAGGTGCGCCACGCGGAAAAGGGCCTCTACGAGCTGGCCATTGGCGGTACCGCGGTGGGCACCGGCTTGAACGCCCACCCTAAATTTGGCGACCTCTGCGCGGCCTACATCGCCAAAGAGACCGGTTTTCCCTTTGTCTCGGCCCCCAATAAGTTTGCCGCGCTGGCGGCCCACGACGCCCTGGTGAGCACCAGCGCCGCCCTGCGTACCCTGGCGGGTGCCCTCTTCAAGATGGCCAACGACGTGCGTTGGCTGGCCTCGGGCCCGCGCAATGGCATCGGCGAGATTCTTATCCCCGAAAACGAGCCCGGCAGCTCCATCATGCCCGGCAAGGTCAACCCCACCCAGTCCGAGGCCCTGACCATGGTCTGTGTCCAGGTTTTCGGCAACGATACAGCAGTAGCCTTTGCGGGGAGCCAGGGTAACTTCCAGCTCAACGTTTATAAGCCGGTGATGGTCTATAACGTACTGACCAGCATTCAACTGCTGGGCGATGCCTGTGCAGCTTTCAACGACCACTGCGCGGTGGGTCTCGAGCCCAACCTGCCGCGCATCAAAGAGAACCTCGAGAAAAACCTGATGCTGGTAACGGCCCTAAACCGCCACATCGGTTACGACAAGGCCGCCGCCATTGCCAAAAAAGCCCACAAAGAGGGCATCAGCCTGAAAGAAGCCGCCCTAGCGCTGGGCTACCTGACCGCCGAAGAGTTCGACAGGTGGGTGGTTCCCCTCGAGATGACCCACAACTAG
- a CDS encoding superoxide dismutase, with translation MSYPFKLPELPYPKDALEPHIDALTMEIHHGKHHAAYVNNLNAALEKHPELHSWSIEDLLSKIAQVPEDIRTAVRNNGGGHHNHTLFWDILTPGGAKEPTGKLAEAIQATFGSFEELKNKLTQAGLTRFGSGWAWLVKDKDGKLLVYSTANQDSPLMEGHTPLLGIDVWEHAYYLKYQNRRPDYLAAIWNVINWDKVASRF, from the coding sequence ATGAGTTATCCATTCAAACTACCCGAGCTGCCCTATCCCAAGGATGCCCTCGAGCCCCACATCGACGCCCTGACCATGGAAATCCACCATGGCAAGCACCACGCGGCCTACGTGAACAACCTGAACGCCGCCCTGGAAAAACACCCCGAACTGCATAGTTGGAGCATCGAAGACCTGCTCAGCAAAATTGCCCAGGTGCCCGAGGACATCCGCACCGCCGTGCGCAACAACGGCGGCGGCCACCACAACCACACCCTGTTTTGGGACATCCTGACCCCCGGCGGCGCCAAAGAGCCCACCGGCAAGCTGGCCGAGGCCATCCAGGCTACCTTTGGCTCCTTTGAAGAGCTCAAGAACAAACTGACCCAGGCTGGCCTCACCCGTTTCGGTTCAGGCTGGGCCTGGCTGGTCAAGGACAAAGACGGAAAGCTCCTGGTCTACAGCACCGCCAACCAGGACTCGCCCCTGATGGAAGGCCACACCCCTCTTTTGGGCATCGACGTGTGGGAGCATGCCTACTACCTCAAATACCAGAACCGCCGCCCCGACTATCTGGCGGCGATCTGGAATGTGATCAACTGGGATAAGGTGGCCAGTCGGTTCTAG